A segment of the Prochlorococcus marinus CUG1416 genome:
TGTAATAATACCCCCTCTTTCAGGACAAAATTTAATGTAGTTATTTTGATCTAATTGAAAGACAAAAATTCCTTGGTCTTTATTAGATAATTTAGTTTGCACAATTGTTACTTAAAGAGAATCAACCCAATCCAAAATATGCTGATTAACTAATTCAGGAATTTCATCATGAGGACAATGTCCAGCCTCTAGAATAATTTCCTTTGTATCCTTTGGAGTGAATTTTTTGTATAGATTTCTTTTTTTAGGGGTATTCATCCATGGATCTTTGCCTCCCCAGAGAAGTAATAATGGTGAATCTAGTTTTGCGAATAACTTATCTAAAGGTAAACCCTGAGGACCTGAGGGATTAAATACACTTCTAAAAACATTAAATGCTCCATAATCTAGAGAAGGCTTTCTTATGGACTCAACCAAAAAATCATCAACATTTTTTTTATCAACATAAACCTGATTCAAAGTTTTTTTAATATTGTTTGGATTTCTCATATTTTCAAAAATCAAACGTTGAAGAACAACATTTTTCAAAAATATCCCTGCAATTGTTTCGATAGAAGTTTGCAACATATTCTTCTTTGTAGTTTTTTCTTCACTAAAATATCCAGCAGCATTGAGTAATATGACTCCAGCATTAAGTTCATTTAATTCTGAACCAGCTGCTAAGGCTGCATAGCCACCTAATGAATTTCCCACAACAATTGTAGGTTTTCTTATTTTCTCTTTTACGTAAGCTATAACCTGATCTTTCCATAAAGATCCTGAGTATTCAACATCTTGAGGCTTAGGACTTTTTCCAAAACCAAGTAGGTCCATCGCATGAACTTCATATTTGTTGCTCAAAGTAGGGATATTGAATCTCCAATGATCCGTAGAAGCCCCGAAACCATGAATTAATAAAATTGCACATTCTTTTGAGGTATTTTCTGGCTTAGCTGAAACAGTATATATTGGGTAATTTAAAAAATTCCAGTCATAATTTAAATCACTATTTATTAGAGCTGATTTTTCCATTACTTATAATTATATGCTTAACAATTCTAATAAAATTATTTACTAAAGAAGACCAACAGGATCAGCTGCAACATCATCTGATATTTTATTACCACCACCTGGTGTCTTATCTTTTAAAACGATTCTTAAAAGAACAGGAGCCAGAAATGT
Coding sequences within it:
- a CDS encoding alpha/beta fold hydrolase, which encodes MEKSALINSDLNYDWNFLNYPIYTVSAKPENTSKECAILLIHGFGASTDHWRFNIPTLSNKYEVHAMDLLGFGKSPKPQDVEYSGSLWKDQVIAYVKEKIRKPTIVVGNSLGGYAALAAGSELNELNAGVILLNAAGYFSEEKTTKKNMLQTSIETIAGIFLKNVVLQRLIFENMRNPNNIKKTLNQVYVDKKNVDDFLVESIRKPSLDYGAFNVFRSVFNPSGPQGLPLDKLFAKLDSPLLLLWGGKDPWMNTPKKRNLYKKFTPKDTKEIILEAGHCPHDEIPELVNQHILDWVDSL